The following coding sequences lie in one Rhodohalobacter barkolensis genomic window:
- a CDS encoding acyl-CoA reductase has protein sequence MNSLNEHIAQISSAIDDWLQADNQTLKRAIERTVEEGLFGIEDIKHQIRHLKNSLTEENLIKWTKNTDFSDWPLSSKNIVCLHAGNLPLVGLQDLLAVTLTGANYIGKLSKKDPYLLPTLIEKLDQKNIGGVRKWSTTLSDLTGNRADAVLFAGSEDSVEPVISSLSNFGIANQKTPRLMRTAHFSIAFIEDYSKKTMEDLTEAVFRYGGTGCRSVAIVVAPFSFKSQKCHFTDYIESFWLKNPQHQKPSNSLFYRYATNKALGIEQSWLNDFLIEERLSLHTDKFVLQWIEGDEQTLAEIIQQFRTGLQTVYTQSGEIPKYFGHSEPPETDMLANAQTPDIWWKPDGVDTVEWLFKNVG, from the coding sequence ATGAATAGCCTGAATGAACATATTGCTCAAATATCTTCAGCAATTGATGATTGGTTACAGGCTGACAATCAAACCTTGAAGAGAGCCATTGAAAGAACTGTGGAGGAGGGATTATTTGGAATAGAGGATATCAAACATCAAATACGGCACCTGAAAAATTCGCTTACGGAAGAGAATCTAATTAAGTGGACAAAGAATACAGATTTTAGTGATTGGCCCTTGAGTTCTAAAAATATCGTATGCCTGCATGCAGGTAATTTACCGTTGGTTGGCCTGCAGGATCTTCTTGCTGTTACTCTTACCGGAGCAAATTATATTGGAAAATTATCTAAAAAAGATCCCTATTTGCTCCCGACATTGATCGAAAAACTGGATCAAAAGAATATTGGGGGAGTAAGGAAGTGGTCTACTACTTTGAGTGATTTAACCGGTAATCGGGCCGATGCTGTACTATTTGCCGGATCAGAAGATTCCGTAGAACCCGTAATTTCAAGTCTGTCAAACTTTGGTATAGCTAACCAAAAAACTCCCAGGTTGATGAGAACCGCTCATTTCTCCATAGCTTTTATCGAAGATTATTCTAAGAAGACGATGGAGGATCTTACTGAAGCGGTTTTCAGATATGGAGGAACCGGATGCCGTTCCGTTGCAATTGTGGTGGCGCCCTTCAGTTTTAAAAGTCAAAAATGTCATTTTACAGATTATATAGAATCATTCTGGTTGAAAAATCCTCAGCATCAAAAGCCAAGCAACTCTCTTTTTTATCGATACGCAACCAATAAGGCATTAGGTATCGAACAGTCTTGGTTGAATGATTTTCTTATTGAAGAGAGACTTTCCCTTCACACTGATAAATTTGTTCTTCAATGGATTGAAGGGGATGAACAAACTCTTGCTGAAATTATTCAGCAATTTAGAACGGGTCTTCAAACGGTTTATACTCAATCAGGTGAAATTCCAAAATATTTTGGTCATTCAGAGCCCCCGGAAACGGATATGCTAGCCAATGCCCAAACACCTGATATCTGGTGGAAACCGGATGGAGTTGATACCGTGGAGTGGCTATTCAAAAATGTGGGCTGA
- the holA gene encoding DNA polymerase III subunit delta: protein MAKKSSIDLFKEAFREIKGQKNIKPIYYLYGEEDFFKDLLQEEIEKFVPDDQKDFNFDLIYGSESNPSKVLSIARSYPMMAERRVVIVRDFIKLGEKAEDGSLNEFISYIKQPNPTCVLCLIDSRFPDKRTGLGKELNNNDKVSEYKFEAVPDYQLPDWISDWTKNIHKREINPAAAQVLAQMAGPDLKLLSTELEKVCTFVDTGERIEIEHIKKISGSYRDYNVIELKNAVVNRNLNQALGISEQILQHNNYSVGEVIKTLGFFYIVFCNIWQICRLTEKGLSKDQVQSELGIKSNYIFNAQWREASQFRLAEMPRIFEALLDADRAAKGFGTLDTSSIFLLLLKRIIG from the coding sequence TTGGCTAAAAAGAGCAGTATAGATCTATTTAAAGAGGCTTTCCGGGAAATAAAAGGGCAAAAAAATATCAAGCCCATTTACTATCTGTATGGTGAAGAAGATTTTTTTAAAGATTTGCTCCAGGAAGAAATAGAGAAATTTGTTCCTGACGACCAGAAAGATTTTAATTTTGATCTGATTTACGGTTCAGAATCAAATCCCTCGAAAGTTCTCAGTATTGCCCGCAGTTACCCGATGATGGCTGAACGAAGGGTAGTCATTGTAAGAGACTTCATTAAGCTTGGTGAAAAAGCTGAGGATGGTTCACTGAATGAATTTATTTCCTACATCAAGCAGCCAAATCCAACCTGCGTGCTATGTTTGATAGACTCAAGATTCCCGGATAAACGAACAGGACTAGGTAAGGAACTAAATAATAACGACAAAGTATCAGAGTATAAGTTTGAAGCGGTCCCGGACTATCAGTTGCCAGACTGGATATCCGACTGGACCAAAAATATTCACAAGAGAGAGATAAATCCTGCTGCTGCACAAGTACTGGCTCAAATGGCCGGCCCGGATTTAAAGCTACTGTCCACTGAATTGGAAAAAGTGTGTACTTTTGTGGACACCGGCGAACGCATTGAAATAGAGCATATAAAAAAAATTTCCGGCTCATATCGCGATTACAACGTCATAGAGCTTAAAAATGCGGTCGTTAACCGGAATTTGAACCAGGCCCTTGGCATATCGGAACAGATATTGCAACACAATAACTACAGCGTTGGAGAAGTAATCAAAACGTTGGGGTTCTTTTACATTGTGTTTTGTAATATCTGGCAAATATGCAGGCTAACTGAAAAAGGTCTTTCTAAAGATCAGGTTCAGTCCGAACTGGGAATTAAAAGTAACTATATTTTTAATGCTCAGTGGAGAGAAGCCTCGCAGTTCAGGCTGGCAGAGATGCCCCGGATATTTGAAGCCTTGCTCGATGCAGATCGGGCTGCAAAAGGCTTCGGCACATTGGATACCTCATCGATATTTCTCCTTCTGCTTAAGCGCATCATCGGCTAA
- a CDS encoding sigma-70 family RNA polymerase sigma factor, protein MKVSTVSELRNMSDEDVMEQLQSGVVEAFDIIVQRYKDRLHNFLYRYTHNHEDCEDLVQETFLRVYRSRMSYERIAKLSTWMYTIALNLAKSMYKKKQRMSLVSIHADESDPDDREMQITDTVILQDEELHLKLSVQELERALQELNDDFREAVILRDIQQLTYEEIAEITDTAMGTVKSRINRGRQQLQEIIGSYVKSETI, encoded by the coding sequence ATGAAAGTTTCTACAGTATCCGAACTCAGAAATATGTCCGATGAAGATGTAATGGAACAACTACAATCAGGCGTAGTTGAGGCGTTCGATATCATCGTTCAGAGATACAAAGACAGACTTCATAACTTTTTATATCGATACACACACAATCACGAAGATTGTGAAGATTTGGTACAGGAGACCTTTTTACGAGTTTATCGCAGCCGAATGTCGTACGAAAGAATTGCAAAACTTTCTACATGGATGTATACCATCGCGCTAAACCTTGCCAAAAGCATGTACAAGAAGAAACAGCGAATGAGCTTGGTTTCTATTCATGCCGATGAATCAGATCCTGATGACCGGGAAATGCAGATTACAGATACTGTAATTCTCCAGGATGAAGAACTTCATCTTAAATTAAGTGTACAGGAGCTAGAAAGAGCACTCCAGGAACTTAATGACGATTTCCGTGAAGCGGTTATCCTGCGTGATATACAGCAGCTTACTTACGAAGAAATTGCAGAAATTACAGACACTGCAATGGGTACTGTAAAATCCAGGATTAATCGTGGAAGACAACAACTACAGGAAATTATCGGCAGTTATGTGAAGTCGGAAACAATTTAA
- a CDS encoding tetratricopeptide repeat protein: protein MKNEADVRHQIELIKKELHNSPDNARLIHDLGVGHYLLGEYEEAIHYLEKSLDLAPDTVAFLFNLANAYHENGQPDMAVDIYLRALDINPNHIPSLNNLADCYEALGKFDEAHELFHYLTRLNNENALSHFNLGNFFLRQNQHIEAAKCYEKAIKKDWNFTDAYHNIAWILHQAKANQEAMEYIQKGLKIDPEHEEILELKEKIDAI from the coding sequence TTGAAAAACGAAGCAGACGTAAGACATCAAATAGAACTTATTAAAAAAGAACTCCATAACAGTCCTGATAACGCGCGATTAATACATGATTTAGGTGTAGGCCACTATCTTCTGGGTGAGTACGAAGAGGCGATCCATTATTTGGAAAAATCCCTTGATCTTGCTCCGGATACGGTTGCATTTCTGTTTAATTTAGCCAATGCATATCACGAAAACGGTCAACCGGATATGGCGGTAGATATCTACTTAAGAGCACTTGATATCAATCCGAACCATATCCCTTCACTAAATAATCTGGCTGATTGTTACGAAGCACTGGGCAAATTTGATGAGGCACACGAGCTGTTTCACTATTTAACCCGTTTGAATAATGAGAATGCCCTTTCTCATTTCAATTTAGGTAATTTCTTTTTGCGGCAGAATCAGCACATTGAGGCTGCTAAATGTTATGAAAAAGCTATAAAAAAAGATTGGAATTTTACAGATGCCTATCACAACATCGCCTGGATATTACATCAGGCAAAGGCAAATCAGGAAGCAATGGAGTACATCCAAAAGGGACTCAAAATTGATCCCGAGCATGAAGAGATTTTGGAATTAAAAGAAAAAATTGACGCAATTTAG
- a CDS encoding patatin-like phospholipase family protein gives MKKSTTCTLTLLFLFTIFSPQVKSATFQTDLKPLQNDSLRVGLVLSGGGAKGVAHIGILKALEEAEVQIDYITGTSMGSLIGGLYAIGYSADQLIELSRTSNFMELFTENPNRRYISNYEKGFDERTIVSIPISESGLSLPSGIITGQNIYSYLSRLAWVAHSTEDFNDFPIPYAAVATDIETGEAVVFRSGYLPDAIRASISIPSAMAPHEIDGKYYIDGGLARNLPVQDAIDMGANYIIAVDVSTPLVPIDSLRTLTEIMNQSVQYRINERVVPERKKADVVITMPKIERYSIADFNLMETFLQIGMEAGREYIEDFKEISELQVGPYSPRETMDAPSPLPIQNVIIKGNTLFDDDFIMRKLQFEPGAKLSPQMIDDKISRLYSSQYIEQVTYRVRPDSSYYYNLHINIRESQRDDFKVGLRYESRTKASILFEASFQDLLHDGSINRLEARLGDQLMFGGDYIYYGALGSRFAALTSLQYHSENVDWFVNGSRASRFKNHILRGEISFGNYFSTQHLFALGVRKDFTFHSDEINRELITPQNEGYHALFAKYRYDFLDRKSYPSSGHKVVAQFFHSDPMIFSPLQFSSANLYWEGFYKITDFFSLRNTLMAGYTYGNELPWGYWNTPNRYYEDIGYLNFGGIDRYQVSTKHVQLVSIGWQAEPFYHRFINLDLYAGRFQDEWSLNPVNSDIDYGASLSLGGLTIVGPIKAILSTGSINSFKAELQIGYQF, from the coding sequence ATGAAGAAATCAACTACTTGCACACTTACCTTACTGTTTCTTTTTACAATATTCTCTCCTCAGGTTAAATCTGCTACATTTCAAACCGATCTTAAACCATTACAGAACGACTCACTCCGAGTTGGGCTGGTACTTTCGGGCGGTGGTGCAAAAGGTGTAGCACACATTGGAATTCTTAAAGCACTGGAAGAAGCAGAAGTTCAAATTGACTACATAACAGGAACCAGCATGGGTAGTCTGATTGGAGGACTGTATGCCATCGGGTACAGTGCAGATCAGCTGATTGAGTTAAGCAGAACAAGCAATTTTATGGAGCTCTTTACAGAAAATCCCAATCGAAGATATATTTCCAATTACGAGAAAGGATTTGATGAGAGAACCATAGTAAGTATACCCATCAGTGAAAGCGGATTGTCGCTTCCTTCAGGAATTATAACCGGTCAAAATATATACTCCTATCTATCAAGGTTGGCCTGGGTTGCGCACAGCACCGAAGATTTCAATGATTTCCCGATTCCATACGCTGCAGTTGCCACAGATATTGAAACCGGAGAAGCTGTAGTCTTTCGATCCGGATATTTGCCTGATGCCATCCGGGCAAGTATTTCTATTCCTTCAGCCATGGCCCCTCACGAAATTGATGGAAAATATTATATAGATGGAGGTCTGGCTCGTAATCTGCCCGTACAGGACGCTATTGATATGGGAGCTAACTACATCATTGCTGTTGATGTCTCTACCCCTCTCGTTCCAATTGACAGTCTTAGAACATTGACTGAGATCATGAACCAATCGGTTCAGTACAGAATTAATGAACGAGTGGTTCCAGAGAGAAAGAAAGCCGATGTGGTTATTACTATGCCAAAAATTGAACGTTACTCCATAGCGGATTTCAATTTAATGGAAACGTTTCTTCAAATAGGTATGGAAGCAGGCCGGGAATATATCGAAGATTTTAAAGAAATTTCTGAACTACAAGTAGGCCCTTATTCTCCAAGAGAAACGATGGACGCCCCATCTCCACTTCCAATTCAGAATGTTATCATTAAGGGAAATACACTGTTTGATGACGATTTCATAATGCGAAAGCTTCAGTTTGAACCCGGTGCAAAATTAAGCCCTCAAATGATTGATGATAAGATCAGTCGTCTGTATAGCTCTCAATATATCGAGCAGGTTACATATCGAGTTCGGCCGGATTCATCATACTATTACAATCTTCATATCAATATTAGAGAGAGCCAAAGGGACGATTTTAAAGTAGGTTTGCGATACGAATCCAGAACTAAGGCATCTATTCTCTTTGAAGCGTCATTTCAGGATCTATTGCATGATGGGTCCATCAACCGACTGGAGGCCAGACTGGGTGATCAACTTATGTTTGGAGGAGATTATATCTACTACGGAGCCTTAGGCTCCCGATTTGCTGCCTTAACTTCACTTCAGTATCACTCAGAAAATGTAGATTGGTTTGTAAATGGCTCAAGAGCGTCGAGATTTAAGAATCACATTCTTCGGGGTGAAATATCTTTCGGTAATTACTTCAGTACCCAACACCTTTTTGCATTGGGTGTTCGTAAAGACTTTACATTTCACAGTGATGAAATAAACCGGGAACTGATTACTCCACAAAATGAAGGGTATCATGCTCTTTTTGCAAAGTATCGCTATGACTTTTTAGACCGAAAATCATACCCGTCAAGCGGACATAAAGTTGTTGCCCAATTTTTCCACAGTGATCCAATGATTTTCAGTCCACTACAATTTTCTTCCGCAAATCTATATTGGGAAGGTTTTTACAAAATTACTGACTTCTTTTCCCTTCGAAACACTTTAATGGCGGGCTATACCTACGGTAATGAACTGCCCTGGGGATATTGGAACACCCCGAACAGATATTACGAAGATATAGGATATTTGAATTTTGGTGGGATAGACCGATATCAGGTTTCCACCAAACATGTTCAATTGGTATCAATTGGGTGGCAGGCCGAACCATTTTATCATCGATTTATTAATTTAGATTTATATGCCGGAAGGTTTCAGGACGAATGGAGTTTAAATCCGGTTAATAGTGATATTGATTATGGGGCTTCCTTATCTTTAGGAGGGTTAACCATTGTAGGACCTATAAAGGCAATTTTATCTACGGGGTCAATCAACTCATTTAAAGCCGAATTACAAATTGGATATCAGTTTTGA
- a CDS encoding response regulator produces MEKDTKKILLVEDDGVQQVIMERFINKLGHTVLATVSEGVAAVESALKLKGVDLIIMDIKLGDELDGIDAMKEIRKKSDVKVIYITGNTDEITKNRASETKHEAFIPKPITPENLERAISEAFKT; encoded by the coding sequence TTGGAAAAGGATACTAAGAAAATTCTTCTTGTAGAAGATGACGGCGTTCAACAGGTTATTATGGAGCGTTTTATCAACAAACTTGGCCATACTGTTCTGGCAACTGTTTCGGAAGGTGTTGCAGCTGTTGAATCTGCCTTAAAACTTAAGGGAGTAGACCTGATTATCATGGATATTAAATTGGGTGACGAACTGGATGGAATAGATGCGATGAAAGAGATTCGGAAAAAGTCGGATGTGAAAGTAATCTATATTACCGGTAACACTGATGAAATTACCAAAAATCGTGCTTCAGAAACTAAACACGAAGCTTTTATTCCGAAACCAATTACACCCGAAAATCTTGAGCGAGCCATTTCAGAAGCTTTTAAAACATAA
- a CDS encoding translation initiation factor: MKVDIKEKRNPKTGNQMTVVSGVNHNPQHIEKLAKKLKSSCGAGGHVEGKTIVIQGSHTDKVKKILSKEGFTF; the protein is encoded by the coding sequence TTGAAAGTAGACATCAAAGAGAAACGAAATCCCAAAACAGGCAATCAAATGACGGTTGTCTCAGGTGTAAATCACAATCCTCAGCACATTGAAAAACTAGCTAAAAAGCTCAAAAGCAGCTGCGGTGCCGGTGGTCATGTAGAGGGGAAAACGATTGTTATTCAAGGTTCACATACCGACAAAGTCAAAAAGATCCTATCGAAGGAAGGTTTTACATTTTAA
- a CDS encoding bifunctional nuclease family protein — translation MDILGLSTSPSSGGAYALILTETEGNRRLPIIIGTFEAQAIALELESIKPPRPMTHDLLKSVVESFSSKVEKVVINDLSEGTFFAQILCQNDESEPIELDARPSDAIALAIRFGAPIFVNTTVLDEAGILSEESSASKSSKGKGKGVKSEQEAGKTEMTRMEELESELQTAIETENYEKAAKIRDQIQKLKG, via the coding sequence ATGGACATATTAGGATTGTCTACCAGCCCAAGCAGTGGCGGAGCTTATGCTCTGATTTTGACCGAGACGGAAGGCAACAGAAGATTACCAATTATCATCGGAACATTTGAGGCACAAGCAATTGCTTTAGAGTTAGAGAGCATCAAGCCTCCTCGTCCCATGACTCACGATCTACTTAAAAGTGTTGTAGAGAGTTTTAGTTCAAAAGTTGAGAAAGTTGTGATTAATGATCTGAGTGAAGGAACTTTTTTCGCCCAAATCCTTTGTCAGAATGATGAATCAGAACCTATAGAATTAGATGCCCGGCCAAGTGATGCCATCGCATTAGCTATTCGTTTTGGTGCTCCTATTTTTGTAAATACCACTGTTTTGGATGAAGCCGGAATATTGTCGGAAGAGAGCTCCGCTTCAAAATCTTCGAAGGGGAAAGGCAAGGGAGTTAAAAGTGAGCAGGAAGCCGGGAAAACTGAAATGACTCGTATGGAAGAGCTGGAAAGTGAGTTGCAGACTGCTATAGAGACTGAGAATTACGAAAAAGCCGCCAAGATTCGTGATCAAATTCAAAAATTAAAGGGCTGA
- the bshC gene encoding bacillithiol biosynthesis cysteine-adding enzyme BshC has protein sequence MDLKSLPFSDLPFTSLFRDYINQDKKITNFFESSPFDPDQIKELAKQIRFSGNREQLVDELKEFNSNFTVSPETLKNIEQLRDETALTVVTGQQMVLYGGPLYTIYKTLTAIILAKQYENILNRPVVPVFWLADEDHDAEEISEIGLFDRDILKKCAVEFSDTGRRVGEYSLEEVVEDLKSCLSETLFDTDFSEDLWNLLNSSYKKENTVLESFGILLSKLFGKYGLVLAGSNSDSVKELTKSSMIRSIEKADDIYDRLTVTTNKLSKAGYHNQVHLNKSNLFFIDENNQRLKIQFDDEIWFTEEGDHRWSSKELMNQINEEPNKFSPNVFLRPILQDHFLPVLCYVGGPGEIAYYAQMKSIYPIFDQKMPVIAPRFSGTVIESGVDRVLDKLPFSVSDYNARIEDLESDFINQTDQPDLEALFGDWKDRIDTITDEKKEIIGDIDPTLKNTAGKASATYFTELDKLKGKLYKSLKQQEKTQLDRIAKIQSNLYPDGNLQEREIAFIYYLNKYGLGLIDDLFDSLQNEKPDTHKLIHL, from the coding sequence GTGGATCTGAAATCATTACCATTCTCTGATTTGCCGTTTACTTCACTTTTTCGAGATTACATCAATCAAGATAAGAAAATTACCAACTTTTTTGAATCCTCTCCATTTGATCCGGATCAGATAAAAGAACTTGCAAAGCAGATCAGGTTCAGCGGTAACCGGGAACAGCTTGTAGATGAACTGAAAGAGTTTAATTCGAATTTTACTGTCTCTCCAGAAACTCTCAAAAATATTGAGCAGCTACGTGATGAAACTGCTCTTACAGTCGTAACAGGTCAGCAGATGGTGCTCTATGGCGGGCCCTTGTATACGATTTACAAGACACTGACAGCCATTATTTTAGCAAAACAATATGAAAATATTCTAAACCGTCCGGTTGTACCTGTTTTCTGGCTTGCAGATGAAGATCATGATGCTGAAGAAATTTCAGAAATTGGTTTATTTGACCGAGACATTCTTAAAAAGTGTGCTGTTGAATTTTCTGATACAGGAAGAAGGGTAGGAGAATACAGCCTGGAAGAAGTAGTTGAAGATTTAAAATCTTGTTTGTCTGAAACACTATTTGATACAGATTTCAGTGAGGATTTGTGGAATCTGCTCAACTCATCGTACAAGAAAGAAAATACGGTTTTAGAATCATTTGGGATTCTTTTATCAAAACTTTTCGGAAAGTATGGACTTGTTTTAGCCGGGAGTAACTCTGATTCTGTTAAAGAACTGACCAAAAGCAGTATGATCCGTAGTATCGAAAAAGCAGATGATATTTATGATCGCCTTACTGTTACAACCAACAAGCTGTCTAAAGCTGGTTATCACAATCAGGTTCATCTGAATAAGAGTAATCTTTTCTTTATCGATGAGAATAACCAGAGACTAAAGATACAATTCGATGATGAAATCTGGTTCACAGAAGAAGGGGATCACCGCTGGAGTTCTAAAGAGTTGATGAACCAAATAAACGAAGAACCGAATAAATTCTCACCCAACGTATTTTTAAGACCCATTTTACAGGATCATTTCTTGCCTGTATTATGCTATGTTGGGGGACCTGGTGAAATCGCTTATTATGCCCAGATGAAAAGCATTTATCCGATATTTGATCAGAAAATGCCAGTCATTGCACCAAGATTTAGCGGTACTGTTATTGAATCCGGAGTTGATAGAGTATTGGATAAACTCCCGTTTTCCGTAAGTGATTATAATGCACGTATTGAAGATTTAGAGTCCGACTTTATTAACCAGACTGATCAGCCTGATCTTGAAGCGTTATTCGGTGATTGGAAAGATCGTATAGATACCATCACAGATGAGAAAAAAGAGATAATCGGTGATATTGATCCGACTTTAAAAAATACCGCCGGTAAAGCAAGTGCTACCTATTTTACAGAACTGGACAAGCTGAAAGGAAAGTTGTATAAATCGTTAAAGCAGCAAGAAAAAACGCAGCTTGATCGAATTGCGAAAATTCAGTCTAATTTATACCCCGACGGTAATCTCCAAGAACGTGAAATTGCATTTATCTACTACTTGAATAAATATGGATTAGGTCTTATAGACGATCTATTTGATTCATTGCAGAATGAAAAACCTGATACCCATAAGTTAATTCATCTATGA
- a CDS encoding 5-formyltetrahydrofolate cyclo-ligase, producing the protein MSSTELKSQKKAVRKHFLQVRSNISDQDKNKANQRIFESVIELEQFKSAETIHIYASMEERNEVDTFHLIEYSLEAGKKVLVPVMQKDAKLIHCEIGSINSFEKNSWGVPEPIDQTPAESCNPDVIFVPMVAGDLEKNRIGYGKGYYDRFLKSVSGTKIGLLFEKQLSTKKLPTGPFDVALDLLITENQTIV; encoded by the coding sequence ATGAGTTCTACCGAGCTGAAGAGTCAAAAAAAAGCTGTCAGAAAACATTTTCTTCAGGTACGCTCTAATATTTCTGACCAGGACAAAAATAAAGCTAACCAAAGGATTTTTGAGTCTGTTATAGAGCTGGAGCAGTTTAAGAGCGCAGAAACAATACATATTTATGCATCCATGGAAGAGAGAAATGAAGTGGATACTTTTCATTTGATTGAGTACAGTTTAGAGGCTGGGAAAAAGGTGCTCGTACCGGTTATGCAGAAAGATGCAAAACTCATTCACTGCGAGATTGGCTCAATAAACTCTTTCGAAAAAAATAGCTGGGGTGTTCCTGAACCTATAGATCAAACACCCGCTGAGAGCTGCAACCCTGATGTTATATTTGTGCCAATGGTTGCAGGTGATTTAGAGAAAAACAGGATTGGCTATGGAAAGGGATATTACGATCGGTTTTTAAAATCAGTTTCTGGTACAAAAATAGGATTACTATTTGAAAAGCAGCTTTCTACAAAAAAACTTCCAACAGGACCATTTGACGTTGCATTAGATCTTTTGATTACAGAAAATCAAACGATTGTCTAA
- a CDS encoding PspC domain-containing protein, which yields MSTKTSYTDASVQVSEKELQNTLQDFLEENEKKPTPSIWNIRTIAGLAMVFTAFAYIGHSVATEILGLGSLPFIGGLIQFMPYIGGALLGITLLTMFKKSGDKKKEKKADEEEQMKETYDKLDQFLYSEKERSSGKRRTKYSQNTVYSYSGENKLMKSRTDSKIAGVCGGLAKYLGMNSTVVRILFLVAFFMSSGTALLAYIAMSIVMPKEPISLMDDFN from the coding sequence ATGAGTACCAAAACTTCATATACAGACGCTTCGGTTCAGGTATCTGAAAAAGAGTTGCAAAATACGCTACAGGATTTTTTAGAAGAGAATGAAAAAAAACCGACTCCAAGTATTTGGAATATTCGGACTATAGCTGGTTTGGCGATGGTATTCACTGCGTTCGCATATATTGGTCACTCTGTAGCAACAGAAATTCTCGGGTTAGGTTCACTTCCATTTATTGGTGGCCTCATTCAATTTATGCCATATATAGGTGGAGCTCTTTTAGGGATCACCTTGCTTACCATGTTCAAGAAATCGGGTGATAAAAAGAAAGAGAAAAAAGCCGATGAAGAAGAACAAATGAAAGAGACTTATGATAAGCTTGATCAGTTTCTCTACTCAGAAAAGGAGAGGTCGAGTGGTAAAAGGAGAACCAAGTATTCTCAAAACACAGTTTATTCCTACAGTGGTGAGAATAAATTGATGAAATCCAGAACGGATTCAAAAATTGCAGGAGTTTGTGGTGGATTAGCAAAATATTTAGGGATGAACTCTACAGTAGTTCGAATCTTGTTTTTAGTCGCATTTTTTATGAGTTCAGGAACTGCATTACTTGCTTATATTGCAATGTCTATTGTTATGCCAAAGGAACCCATCAGTTTGATGGACGATTTTAACTAA